Proteins encoded together in one Mycolicibacter minnesotensis window:
- a CDS encoding DUF4226 domain-containing protein: MPEELGAHADAARTREAALARRLQRSVHTDRAFVATLHDAAQVTVAGRRRLDSIEAEIRHAVAQHRATLDTPVGARQFQRFLTAKTCDIHQVIADTVADSRARARATRALGGGYSTEDRQRPSIQAVDHKRGPATDDERRRNQVDAFREVFGRAPTSASDWTTAAALDAHTYNPEFHGVHSQVRVVKIDPVAGQGVVRTSQWIEQPWVHRLSARDAGNGRGATKDFDPEDTKVTAYIDYDNGIVVMRQNPSIELDSDGSALQVKTGVPQGSVTQASDGSVRIRYDAGNPLAMSPSTDAHGPLGSHRLSVNGDLVFTPGPGGVHVDGTRTDYPSLEVYQDLPGGSTRTVLIDPAQSGGSHAPMFNLPFHHDIGAGGTAFAPFDHGGSWNPRFDVRTPIPATDFGPTTAPPSVSSASGRPGGVPA, from the coding sequence ATGCCCGAGGAACTCGGCGCCCACGCCGACGCCGCGCGCACACGCGAGGCCGCACTGGCGCGGCGGCTGCAACGGTCGGTGCACACCGATCGGGCCTTTGTGGCCACCCTGCACGACGCAGCCCAGGTCACCGTTGCGGGCCGTCGGCGGCTCGACAGCATCGAAGCCGAGATACGCCACGCAGTGGCACAGCATCGCGCGACGTTGGACACACCCGTCGGCGCCCGCCAGTTCCAGCGTTTCCTGACCGCCAAGACCTGCGATATCCACCAGGTGATCGCCGACACCGTGGCCGACAGTCGGGCCCGCGCGCGGGCGACTCGGGCTCTGGGAGGCGGTTATTCGACCGAGGATCGGCAGCGGCCGAGCATCCAGGCCGTCGACCACAAACGAGGCCCGGCCACCGATGACGAGCGACGGCGGAATCAGGTCGACGCGTTCCGGGAGGTCTTCGGCCGGGCGCCGACGTCGGCATCCGACTGGACCACCGCCGCCGCGCTCGACGCGCACACCTACAACCCGGAGTTCCATGGTGTGCACTCCCAAGTTCGGGTGGTCAAGATCGATCCGGTGGCCGGGCAGGGCGTGGTGCGCACATCGCAGTGGATCGAACAGCCGTGGGTGCATCGGTTGAGCGCACGCGACGCAGGCAACGGCAGGGGCGCAACGAAGGACTTCGACCCCGAGGACACCAAGGTCACCGCCTACATCGACTACGACAACGGCATCGTGGTGATGCGCCAGAATCCCTCCATCGAACTCGATTCCGACGGCTCCGCACTTCAGGTGAAAACCGGTGTCCCCCAAGGCAGCGTGACGCAAGCTTCGGACGGTTCGGTACGGATCAGGTACGACGCGGGCAACCCCCTGGCGATGAGCCCCTCGACCGACGCTCACGGACCGCTGGGCAGCCACCGCCTGAGCGTCAACGGCGACTTGGTGTTCACCCCCGGCCCGGGCGGGGTCCACGTCGACGGCACCCGAACTGACTACCCGTCGCTGGAGGTTTACCAGGATCTGCCCGGCGGCAGCACCCGGACCGTATTGATCGACCCCGCGCAGTCCGGTGGCAGCCACGCACCGATGTTCAACCTGCCGTTCCACCATGACATCGGCGCTGGGGGCACAGCCTTTGCGCCATTCGATCACGGCGGATCCTGGAATCCGCGCTTCGACGTCCGGACCCCGATCCCCGCCACCGATTTCGGGCCGACCACCGCACCGCCGTCGGTATCGTCGGCCTCGGGTAGGCCCGGCGGTGTCCCCGCGTGA
- a CDS encoding acyl-CoA thioesterase yields MRLKTVDAGTVRGATDPEWANMVGPFGGITAAVLLRAVESHPDRIGDPLALTVNFAAPITDGAFEICLRAARTNRSNQHWLLELRQDDEVKTTATALFGLHRDTWADDESRPPSVTAPEEVEPGSFVDAIVWAKRYDMRFTDGPVPLGAGEPSPSSTTTLWVRDAQDRMLDFAALACLSDVFFPRVFLRRGRFLPAGTITLTTYFHVDHSEIDAVGSDYLLASAHANRFSRGYFDQSAHLWSRAGRLLTSTHQLVYFKD; encoded by the coding sequence ATGCGGCTCAAGACCGTCGACGCCGGTACCGTTCGCGGCGCCACCGATCCCGAGTGGGCCAACATGGTCGGGCCATTCGGGGGGATCACCGCGGCCGTCCTGTTGCGCGCCGTCGAATCTCACCCCGATCGGATCGGCGATCCGTTGGCGCTGACCGTCAACTTCGCCGCCCCGATCACCGACGGCGCGTTCGAGATCTGCCTGCGCGCCGCCCGGACCAACCGCAGCAACCAGCACTGGCTGCTGGAACTTCGCCAGGACGACGAGGTCAAGACCACCGCAACCGCACTGTTCGGTCTACACCGCGACACCTGGGCCGACGACGAAAGCCGCCCGCCGAGTGTCACCGCGCCCGAAGAGGTCGAGCCGGGTTCGTTCGTCGACGCGATCGTCTGGGCCAAGCGCTACGACATGCGCTTCACCGACGGCCCGGTGCCGCTTGGGGCCGGTGAGCCCAGTCCCTCCTCGACCACCACACTGTGGGTGCGCGACGCCCAGGACCGCATGCTCGACTTCGCCGCGTTGGCCTGCCTGTCGGACGTGTTCTTTCCTCGTGTGTTCTTGCGCCGCGGGCGTTTCCTGCCCGCCGGAACCATCACCTTGACCACCTATTTTCACGTCGACCACAGCGAAATCGACGCTGTCGGAAGTGATTACCTGCTGGCCAGCGCGCACGCCAACCGGTTCTCGCGCGGCTACTTCGACCAGAGCGCGCACTTGTGGTCACGTGCAGGCCGGTTGCTGACCAGCACCCATCAGCTGGTGTATTTCAAGGACTGA
- a CDS encoding class I SAM-dependent methyltransferase produces the protein MANEEQQHAWAAQGIDWVENAAIFEAVLAPFADAVIRSADIRAGARVLDIGCGSGALLQRSAALGAIPVGVDISEPMVQAARRQVPEATVSLGDAQTMDLQAAVGGASFDRVISRFGVMFFDDPVAAFTNIRQAASPGARLVFVCWRDGENPMFTTGIDVLAAKLESPPPALDPTLPGPLAFGDPDRVRAVLADAGWGDVALEAFDGVCDFGIGDSDGVEERVRLILANRTGQQARAELQERLGDDGWAAAVDELRDELRRLRVDGVVKFPGRTWLVTAIA, from the coding sequence ATGGCGAATGAGGAACAGCAGCACGCCTGGGCAGCCCAGGGCATCGACTGGGTCGAGAACGCGGCGATCTTCGAGGCCGTCCTGGCGCCATTCGCCGACGCGGTGATCCGCTCCGCCGACATCCGGGCCGGTGCGCGGGTCCTGGATATCGGCTGTGGTTCCGGGGCGTTGCTGCAGCGTTCGGCGGCCCTGGGCGCCATCCCGGTCGGGGTGGACATCTCCGAGCCGATGGTGCAGGCGGCCCGCCGGCAGGTGCCCGAGGCCACGGTCAGCCTCGGCGACGCCCAGACCATGGACCTGCAGGCGGCCGTTGGCGGGGCCTCGTTCGACCGGGTGATCTCCCGGTTCGGGGTGATGTTCTTCGACGACCCGGTGGCCGCGTTCACCAACATCCGCCAGGCGGCCTCCCCGGGAGCCCGGCTGGTGTTCGTGTGCTGGCGCGACGGTGAAAATCCGATGTTCACCACAGGCATCGACGTGCTGGCCGCCAAATTGGAATCGCCGCCCCCGGCGCTGGACCCCACGCTGCCCGGGCCGCTGGCCTTCGGCGATCCCGATCGAGTGCGGGCGGTACTGGCCGACGCCGGCTGGGGCGACGTGGCACTCGAAGCATTCGACGGGGTGTGTGACTTCGGTATCGGCGACAGCGACGGTGTCGAGGAACGGGTGAGGTTGATCCTGGCCAACCGCACCGGACAGCAGGCTCGCGCCGAGTTGCAGGAGCGGCTGGGCGACGACGGTTGGGCCGCAGCCGTCGACGAGTTGCGTGATGAGCTGCGCCGGCTGCGGGTCGACGGGGTCGTGAAGTTCCCGGGCCGTACCTGGCTGGTCACCGCGATAGCGTGA
- a CDS encoding acyl-CoA carboxylase subunit beta, with translation MPDAPLRDDHLELLRRRALTQDAARPHAVQRRHDAGGRTARENIADLVDPGTFVEYGRFAIAAQRARRAMDDLIANTPGDGLLGGTATINGALFGPERGACAVLSYDYTVLAGTQGAIGHFKKDRLFELIERLRLPTVFFAEGGGGRPGDTDYPTVSSLDVPAFALWAKLSGLVPRIAVVNGRCFAGNAVIAGASDLIIATANTSIGMAGPAMIAGGGLGQVAPDDVGPLSVQAPNGVVDIVVADEAEAVVVTKRVLGYFQGCTAAGTAPEQNALRTMIPERARRAYPLKPIIETLADTDSVTFLREKFAPEMVTALARIEGRPVGIIGNNTMVMAGAITAAASDKAARFLQLCDAFGLPIVSLVDCPGYMVGPAAEAEALVRRASRLLVAGAALRVPLVAVILRRGYGLGAQAMMGGSLHEPVLTVAWPSAHLGPMGLEGAVRLGLRKELEAIVDAEEREERVRQATAIAQENAKALNAATLFEIDDVIDPADTRSLIAATLAASVRFGQDVPPRRFVDTY, from the coding sequence ATGCCCGATGCTCCGCTGCGTGACGATCACCTCGAGCTCCTGCGCCGGCGCGCGCTGACGCAGGACGCGGCCCGCCCGCACGCGGTGCAACGCCGGCACGACGCCGGCGGGCGCACGGCCCGGGAGAACATCGCCGACCTGGTCGATCCGGGCACGTTCGTGGAGTACGGGCGGTTCGCGATCGCGGCCCAACGCGCCCGGCGCGCCATGGACGACCTCATTGCCAACACTCCCGGCGATGGCCTCCTCGGCGGAACGGCGACCATCAACGGTGCGCTGTTCGGCCCCGAACGCGGCGCCTGCGCGGTGTTGTCCTACGACTACACCGTGCTGGCCGGAACGCAGGGCGCGATCGGTCACTTCAAAAAGGACCGGCTGTTCGAGCTGATCGAGCGGCTGCGCTTGCCGACGGTGTTCTTCGCCGAGGGCGGCGGCGGACGGCCCGGGGACACCGACTACCCGACGGTGTCCTCGCTGGACGTGCCGGCTTTCGCCCTGTGGGCGAAGCTCTCCGGTCTGGTGCCGCGTATCGCGGTGGTCAACGGCCGCTGCTTCGCAGGTAATGCCGTGATCGCCGGGGCCTCGGATCTGATCATCGCCACCGCCAACACCTCGATCGGGATGGCGGGACCGGCGATGATCGCCGGCGGCGGCCTGGGCCAGGTCGCCCCCGACGACGTGGGACCCCTGTCGGTGCAGGCCCCCAACGGGGTCGTCGACATCGTGGTGGCCGATGAAGCCGAAGCGGTCGTGGTCACCAAACGGGTGCTGGGCTATTTCCAAGGCTGCACCGCTGCAGGAACCGCGCCAGAGCAGAACGCGTTGCGCACCATGATCCCCGAGCGGGCACGACGCGCTTATCCGCTCAAGCCGATCATCGAAACCTTGGCAGACACCGACTCGGTGACGTTTCTGCGGGAGAAGTTCGCACCGGAGATGGTCACCGCGCTGGCGCGGATCGAGGGCCGCCCGGTCGGCATCATCGGCAACAACACCATGGTGATGGCGGGCGCCATCACCGCAGCCGCCTCAGACAAGGCCGCGCGGTTCCTGCAGCTGTGCGACGCCTTCGGGCTGCCCATCGTGTCCTTGGTGGACTGCCCGGGTTACATGGTGGGCCCCGCTGCCGAAGCGGAGGCCTTGGTGCGGAGGGCATCTCGGCTGCTGGTGGCCGGCGCCGCGCTGCGGGTGCCACTGGTGGCGGTCATCCTGCGGCGCGGCTATGGTCTGGGTGCTCAGGCCATGATGGGCGGCAGTCTGCATGAGCCGGTACTCACCGTGGCCTGGCCCAGCGCGCACCTGGGTCCGATGGGCCTTGAAGGGGCCGTCCGGTTGGGCCTGCGCAAGGAGCTGGAGGCCATCGTCGATGCCGAGGAACGTGAGGAACGCGTCCGTCAGGCCACCGCGATCGCGCAGGAGAACGCCAAAGCGCTCAACGCCGCAACGCTTTTCGAGATCGACGACGTTATCGATCCCGCCGATACCCGAAGCCTGATCGCCGCAACGCTGGCGGCGTCCGTCCGATTCGGACAGGATGTGCCGCCGCGTCGTTTCGTCGACACGTACTAA
- a CDS encoding S1 family peptidase has translation MTGRDRGDRVRTAAWRIGTAVVVTAIFVGLYLVNRAYPIHPQTPIPMAHAIGPGIGINIEPVGDEAGASCTTGFLVRDRDGRPGLLVAGHCNPGGGHGAVEIRHGGAFAYRTIGTFTETVHDGSDWDDYDIGLISLDDPGKIPLTSMVDGHPVTGIAESVAVGDVLCHYGIRSGGALCGPVVASEVNKVRFQTGGTCGDSGGPVYRLREDGSAEAVGIYVAVSDGNYSEPKCEDPHPFSIAQTITPWLSAWDLTLDTATGREPA, from the coding sequence GTGACGGGACGCGACCGCGGGGACAGGGTGAGGACCGCGGCGTGGCGGATCGGGACCGCCGTGGTGGTCACCGCGATCTTCGTCGGGTTGTACCTGGTGAACCGCGCGTACCCGATACACCCGCAGACGCCGATCCCGATGGCCCACGCGATCGGCCCCGGTATCGGCATCAACATCGAGCCTGTCGGCGACGAAGCCGGTGCCAGCTGCACCACCGGATTCCTGGTGCGCGACCGCGACGGCCGCCCCGGACTACTGGTGGCTGGACACTGCAATCCGGGCGGCGGTCACGGCGCGGTGGAGATCCGTCACGGCGGCGCCTTCGCCTATCGCACAATCGGCACGTTCACCGAGACCGTCCATGACGGCAGCGATTGGGACGACTATGACATCGGGCTGATCAGCCTGGATGATCCGGGCAAGATCCCACTGACGTCGATGGTCGACGGTCATCCGGTGACCGGGATCGCTGAATCGGTGGCTGTCGGTGATGTGTTGTGCCACTACGGGATCCGTAGTGGCGGTGCGTTATGCGGACCGGTGGTGGCCAGTGAGGTGAACAAGGTTCGCTTCCAAACCGGTGGTACCTGCGGCGACTCCGGCGGACCGGTGTACCGACTGCGCGAGGACGGTAGCGCCGAAGCCGTGGGAATCTACGTCGCGGTCTCCGACGGCAACTACTCCGAGCCCAAGTGCGAAGACCCGCACCCGTTCTCGATCGCCCAGACCATCACCCCGTGGCTGTCGGCGTGGGATCTGACGCTGGACACCGCCACCGGCCGCGAGCCGGCCTAA
- a CDS encoding protein adenylyltransferase SelO produces MASPTLTADFAHQFPELAKSWQAATPPEPRLLVLNEKLAGELGLDPAWLRSPDGLALLTGADVPDGAAPVAQAYAGHQFGNYVPLLGDGRALLLGELAGDHLRDIHLKGSGRTPFARGGDGLAVVGPMLREYVISEAMHALGIPTTRSLAVVATGALVQRETPQPGAVLTRIAASHLRVGSFQLAAQQAHATGDLGLLRRLADYAIARHYPDARQAENPYLALLAAVIEAQASLIADWMLAGFVHGVMNTDNMTISGETIDYGPCAFMEAYDPATVFSSIDYAGRYAYGNQPLVAQWNLARFAETVLPLLAATEELALAVAVETLEGFMPRYHGLWSAGMVAKFGLAASVESIALVDQALALMTEHQVDYTSFFRRLAHAGRGDTAALPAVFGDWLPRWRAMNPDIDAMECVNPVYIPRNHLVEQALTAAMRGDLAPVDQLLGVITDPFRQRAGLADYESPAPPEFGAYRTFCGT; encoded by the coding sequence ATGGCGTCCCCGACTCTGACCGCCGACTTCGCCCACCAGTTCCCCGAACTCGCGAAGTCCTGGCAGGCCGCCACGCCACCGGAACCGAGGCTGCTGGTCCTCAACGAGAAACTGGCAGGTGAGCTGGGATTGGATCCGGCTTGGTTGCGCAGTCCCGACGGACTGGCGCTGTTGACCGGCGCCGACGTCCCCGATGGCGCTGCCCCGGTGGCGCAGGCCTATGCCGGACACCAGTTCGGCAACTACGTGCCGCTCCTCGGCGACGGCCGCGCGCTGCTGCTCGGCGAACTCGCCGGCGATCACCTCCGCGACATCCACCTCAAGGGCTCCGGGCGGACACCATTCGCCCGAGGAGGCGACGGGCTGGCCGTGGTCGGCCCGATGCTGCGCGAGTACGTGATCAGCGAAGCCATGCACGCCCTGGGCATCCCCACCACCCGTTCGCTGGCCGTGGTGGCCACCGGAGCGCTGGTGCAGCGGGAGACCCCGCAACCCGGCGCGGTGCTGACCCGTATCGCCGCCAGCCACCTGCGGGTGGGCAGCTTCCAACTGGCCGCCCAGCAGGCGCATGCCACAGGCGACCTGGGGCTGCTGCGCCGGCTGGCCGACTATGCGATCGCCCGGCATTACCCCGATGCCAGACAAGCCGAAAACCCCTACCTCGCACTGCTTGCGGCGGTGATCGAGGCCCAGGCGTCGCTGATCGCGGACTGGATGCTGGCCGGATTCGTGCACGGGGTGATGAACACCGACAACATGACCATCTCCGGGGAGACCATCGACTACGGGCCGTGCGCCTTCATGGAAGCCTACGATCCGGCGACAGTGTTCAGCTCCATCGATTACGCCGGTCGGTACGCCTACGGCAATCAGCCCCTGGTCGCCCAGTGGAACCTGGCCCGGTTCGCCGAGACCGTCCTGCCACTGCTGGCCGCCACCGAGGAGTTGGCATTGGCCGTGGCGGTAGAGACCCTCGAGGGATTCATGCCGCGCTATCACGGGCTGTGGTCTGCCGGCATGGTCGCCAAGTTCGGGCTGGCGGCCAGTGTGGAGTCCATCGCCCTGGTCGACCAGGCGTTGGCGCTCATGACCGAGCACCAGGTGGACTACACCTCGTTCTTCCGCCGGCTGGCGCACGCGGGGCGTGGTGACACCGCGGCACTGCCCGCGGTGTTCGGCGATTGGCTGCCGCGCTGGCGGGCCATGAACCCCGACATCGACGCGATGGAGTGCGTGAACCCGGTCTACATCCCGCGTAATCACCTGGTGGAGCAGGCATTGACCGCCGCGATGCGGGGCGACCTCGCGCCGGTGGACCAGTTGCTGGGCGTGATCACCGACCCGTTCCGGCAGCGTGCTGGCCTGGCGGACTACGAGTCCCCGGCGCCACCGGAATTCGGTGCTTACCGCACTTTCTGCGGGACCTGA
- a CDS encoding MMPL family transporter, translating to MLHRIAVLALSAPRRVLALAGLVMVAAAVFGIPVADSLSAGGFQDPHSESAQTTQLLTDTFGQSDQQLLILVSAPDGADSAKGRAVGTEIAAALRQSPFVFNVASPWTDPPSAAARLKSTDGTAGLIVANLKGGENDAQKYARTLADQLAHDRDGVTVRAGGGAMIYAQINNQNQHDLLLMESIAIPLSFAVLVWVFGGLLAAALPIALGGLAIVGSMAVLRLITLSTDVSIFAMNLTTALGLALAIDYTLLIISRYRDELAEGAAPDEALVRTMTTAGRTVLFSAITVALSMAAMVLFPMYFLKSFAYAGVATVTFVALAAIVVTPAAIALLGPRLDALDLRRGLRRLLRRPEPVARPIEEGFWYRSTSFVARHAVPIGLVVVTLLVSVGLPFLGVKWGYPDDRVLPQSASAHQVGDALREKFADDSDRAVPIVVRDAHAIAPEELDRYAAELSRVSGVSSVSAPTGTFVSGNRVGEPSAATGINDDTVLLTVAGTAPLFSDASEAQLDRLHEVPGPAGQPVQMGGLAQINRDSVNAITDRLPQVLGLIAAITFGLLFLLTGSVVLPIKALILNILSLSAAFGALVWIFQDGHLGALGTTPTGMLVANVPVLLFCISFGLSMDYEVFLVSRIREYWLASGRTRADNDESVALGLAHTARVITAAALIMSISFAALIAAQVSFMRMLGLGLTLAVLVDATLIRMVLVPAFMHLMGRWNWWAPGPLAWLARRFEISENGRVSTGRHAAPPGLKAPQVPAGHGAHRAGDQVPQKVR from the coding sequence GTGCTGCACCGGATCGCCGTGTTGGCCCTCTCCGCTCCGCGCCGTGTCCTTGCCCTCGCCGGGCTGGTCATGGTGGCCGCAGCGGTATTCGGAATCCCGGTGGCAGACAGTCTGTCCGCGGGCGGATTCCAGGACCCCCATTCGGAGTCCGCCCAGACCACCCAGTTGTTGACCGACACCTTCGGCCAGAGCGACCAACAGCTGCTGATTCTGGTGAGCGCACCCGACGGCGCCGACAGCGCGAAGGGACGCGCCGTCGGCACCGAGATCGCTGCGGCACTGCGGCAGTCGCCGTTTGTCTTCAACGTCGCCTCGCCGTGGACGGATCCGCCGTCGGCGGCCGCCCGCCTGAAAAGCACCGATGGGACTGCCGGTCTGATCGTGGCCAACCTCAAGGGCGGCGAGAACGACGCGCAGAAGTACGCCCGCACGCTTGCCGACCAGCTAGCCCACGACCGCGATGGCGTCACCGTCCGAGCCGGTGGCGGCGCGATGATCTACGCGCAGATCAACAATCAGAATCAACACGACCTGCTGCTGATGGAATCGATTGCGATCCCGTTGAGTTTCGCGGTGCTGGTGTGGGTTTTCGGCGGCCTGCTGGCGGCGGCATTGCCGATCGCGCTCGGCGGTCTGGCGATTGTGGGGTCGATGGCCGTGCTGCGGCTGATCACGTTGAGCACGGACGTGTCGATCTTCGCGATGAACCTGACCACCGCGCTGGGATTGGCGCTGGCCATCGACTACACCCTGTTGATCATCAGCCGCTACCGCGACGAGCTCGCCGAAGGCGCCGCGCCCGACGAGGCCCTGGTCCGGACCATGACCACCGCGGGCCGCACCGTGCTGTTCTCGGCGATCACCGTCGCGCTGTCGATGGCGGCCATGGTCTTGTTCCCGATGTACTTCCTCAAATCGTTCGCCTACGCCGGGGTGGCGACCGTGACGTTCGTGGCACTGGCCGCCATCGTGGTCACACCGGCGGCGATCGCCCTGCTGGGCCCGCGGCTGGACGCACTGGATCTGCGGCGCGGGCTGCGCCGGCTGTTGCGGCGTCCCGAACCGGTGGCACGACCGATCGAAGAGGGATTCTGGTACCGGTCAACGAGCTTCGTCGCCCGCCACGCGGTGCCGATCGGTCTGGTGGTGGTCACGCTGCTGGTGTCGGTCGGGCTGCCGTTTCTCGGGGTGAAGTGGGGCTACCCGGATGACCGGGTGCTGCCACAATCGGCGTCCGCGCACCAGGTGGGCGACGCGCTGCGCGAGAAGTTCGCCGACGACTCCGACCGGGCGGTGCCGATCGTGGTGCGCGACGCCCACGCGATCGCACCCGAGGAGCTGGATCGCTACGCCGCCGAGCTGTCCCGGGTGTCGGGGGTGTCCTCGGTGTCGGCGCCCACCGGCACCTTCGTCTCAGGCAACCGGGTGGGTGAACCCTCGGCGGCCACCGGGATCAACGACGACACGGTGCTGTTGACGGTCGCCGGCACCGCCCCGCTGTTCTCGGATGCCTCCGAAGCCCAGCTCGATCGGCTGCACGAGGTACCGGGACCAGCCGGCCAGCCGGTCCAGATGGGTGGGCTGGCGCAGATCAACCGGGACAGCGTCAACGCGATCACCGACCGACTGCCCCAGGTGCTGGGGCTGATCGCCGCCATCACCTTCGGGCTGCTGTTCCTGCTGACCGGCAGTGTGGTGTTGCCGATCAAAGCGCTGATCCTCAACATCTTGTCGCTGTCGGCCGCCTTCGGCGCACTGGTCTGGATCTTTCAGGACGGGCATCTCGGTGCGCTGGGGACGACGCCCACCGGGATGCTGGTCGCCAACGTGCCGGTGTTGCTGTTCTGCATCTCGTTCGGGCTCTCGATGGACTACGAGGTGTTCCTGGTGTCCCGCATCCGGGAATACTGGCTGGCCTCGGGGCGCACCCGCGCCGACAACGACGAGAGTGTGGCTCTGGGGCTGGCGCACACCGCCCGGGTGATCACCGCCGCGGCACTGATCATGTCCATCTCGTTCGCGGCACTGATCGCCGCGCAGGTGTCGTTCATGCGGATGCTGGGGCTCGGTCTGACCCTGGCAGTGTTGGTGGATGCCACCCTGATCCGGATGGTGCTGGTGCCGGCGTTCATGCACCTGATGGGCCGATGGAATTGGTGGGCGCCCGGGCCGCTGGCGTGGCTGGCACGGCGTTTCGAGATCAGCGAGAACGGCAGGGTGTCAACGGGTCGCCATGCCGCCCCGCCGGGACTGAAAGCCCCCCAGGTGCCGGCCGGTCACGGTGCGCATCGGGCCGGGGATCAGGTCCCGCAGAAAGTGCGGTAA
- a CDS encoding NAD(P)/FAD-dependent oxidoreductase — translation MTGFDADLLVVGGGPGGLAAALSARQHGLSVIVVDPRAGPIDKACGEGLMPGGLAVLKALGVDPDGMALHGITYLDHQRRAQASFRDGAGRGVRRTTLHAALADEAKRNDVDWIHTRVGDVVQDAAGVTAGGVRARWLIGADGLHSTVRRAVGIASVAGNPRRYGVRSHYRIAPWSPFVEVYWSRWGEAYVTPVEPGLVGVAVLSPQRPQLDWFPALTARLGDAENGPSRGCGPLRQVVSRRVAGRVLLVGDAAGYEDALTGEGISLAVKQATAAVAAIVDDNPQAYERQWRTITRRYRLLTRGLVLASAWQPTRRAVVPACRALPAVFDRAVHLLAH, via the coding sequence GTGACCGGCTTCGACGCCGACCTGCTGGTGGTCGGCGGCGGACCCGGCGGCCTGGCCGCGGCGTTGTCTGCGCGCCAGCACGGGTTGTCGGTGATCGTCGTCGATCCGCGGGCCGGGCCGATCGACAAGGCCTGCGGGGAGGGGCTGATGCCGGGCGGGCTGGCCGTGCTGAAGGCGCTCGGGGTGGACCCCGACGGTATGGCGCTGCACGGCATCACCTACCTCGACCACCAGCGCCGGGCCCAAGCGTCCTTCCGCGATGGTGCGGGGCGCGGGGTACGACGCACCACATTGCATGCCGCGCTGGCCGATGAGGCCAAGCGCAACGACGTTGACTGGATCCATACGCGGGTGGGCGACGTGGTCCAAGACGCGGCCGGAGTCACGGCGGGCGGTGTTCGAGCCCGATGGCTCATCGGCGCCGACGGACTGCACTCCACGGTCCGCCGCGCCGTCGGGATCGCCAGCGTCGCAGGAAATCCACGGCGCTACGGGGTGCGGTCGCACTACCGGATTGCGCCGTGGTCGCCGTTCGTGGAGGTGTACTGGTCACGCTGGGGTGAGGCATATGTGACGCCGGTGGAACCCGGTCTGGTGGGGGTTGCCGTCTTGTCGCCGCAGCGTCCGCAGCTCGACTGGTTTCCTGCCCTGACCGCTCGGCTCGGCGACGCCGAAAACGGCCCGTCGCGCGGCTGCGGCCCGCTGCGGCAGGTGGTTTCGCGGCGCGTCGCCGGCCGGGTGCTGCTGGTCGGTGACGCCGCCGGATACGAGGACGCGCTGACCGGAGAGGGCATCAGTCTGGCCGTCAAGCAGGCCACAGCCGCCGTCGCGGCGATCGTCGACGACAACCCGCAGGCCTACGAGCGCCAATGGCGGACGATCACGCGCCGCTATCGGCTGCTCACCCGCGGTCTGGTGCTGGCCAGCGCGTGGCAGCCGACCCGACGTGCTGTGGTCCCGGCCTGTCGGGCGCTGCCGGCGGTGTTTGACCGCGCGGTGCATCTGCTGGCCCACTGA